In the genome of Amia ocellicauda isolate fAmiCal2 chromosome 3, fAmiCal2.hap1, whole genome shotgun sequence, one region contains:
- the arl5c gene encoding putative ADP-ribosylation factor-like protein 5C: MGLLFAKLMTVFGDREHKVIIVGLDNAGKTTILYQFLTKEAVHTSPTIGSNVEEIAVRNTRFLVWDIGGQESLRTSWNSYYCNTEIVILVVDSTDRERLTLTREELHKMLAHEDLQNAAVLILANKQDMKNSMTAAEISRCLTLSSITGHSWHIQACCALTGEGLPASLDWMRSHVLAS; this comes from the exons ATGGGTCTTCTCTTTGCCAAATTAATGACAGTGTTCGGAGATCGAG AGCACAAGGTTATCATTGTGGGCCTTGATAACGCAGGCAAGACTACTATTCTCTATCAATT TCTGACCAAGGAGGCTGTGCACACCTCCCCCACCATCGGCAGCAATGTGGAGGAGATTGCAGTGAGGAACACGCGCTTCCTGGTGTGGGACATCGGGGGCCAGGAGAGCCTGCGGACCAGCTGGAACTCCTACTACTGCAACACTGAG ATTGTGATCCTGGTGGTGGACAGCACAGACAGAGAGCGCCTCACGCTGACCCGGGAGGAGCTGCACAAGATGCTGGCACATGAG GACCTTCAGAATGCGGCTGTGCTCATTCTGGCCAACAAGCAGGACATGAAGAACTCCATGACTGCTGCGGAGATCTCCCGCTGCCTCACGCTGAGCTCCATCACCGGCCACTCCTGGCACATCCAGGCCTGCTGCGCGCTCACTGGAGAGGG CCTGCCAGCCAGTCTGGACTGGATGAGATCCCACGTTCTCGCCAGCTAA